The following DNA comes from uncultured Acidilobus sp. JCHS.
GGCGTGGCCCAGCAGGTCTATGTAGTAACAGCAAGGGGCCCAGGGGGAGGCTACGCGGCCCTGACAGTAAGCAGCATGACAAGCCTCAGCCTCAACCCTCCCCTCATACTTGTCTGCATAGATAAGTCGAGCAGGAACCACCAGGTCCTCGTGGAGGCCCAGCACTTCATAGTGACGCTGCTCTCAAGCGAGGATGAGTGGGTGTCGCGCGTGATGGCGGAGCCGGGGGACCCGCTGGAGAAGCTGAGGAGGGTCAACTACGTTGAGGGGAAGTACGGGCCCATGCTGCCCATCCCCAGGCCTTACCTGGTAGCCAAGAGGTGGGCTGTGTACGACGGAGGGGACCACTCCATAATAGTCGGTGAGGTCATAGAGGGCGAGGCGCCTCAGGTCAGGTGCCCCCTGATCTACTACAACAGGGGGTACACGACGATACGGGGCTGCTAGCGTCAGGCCCAGGTCCCCTGGACATATTAGGGCCTTGTAGTCAAGGACGGCCGGAGCCTGCCTAACCCGTTCCGTAAAAGCACCTTAATTCGAAAGCCTCTTAACTCACATTGGGAACTAACGCGTAATAAGGGGGCCCAGGGACGGAGGATCAAGGAAGCATAGAGGAGGAACTGGGGTGGATAGCGTTGGCGTTCGGAGGGCCAGCGGTTCCATACGTGCCGACTAGGCCTGAGGTCCTGGACATAGTCTTTGAGGCCCTGGACCTCAAGGAGGGCGACGTGCTCTACGACCTCGGCTGCGGGGACGGCAGGATAGTCATAGAGGCCGCCAAGAGGTACCCTATAAAGAAGGCCGTTGGCATAGAGCTGAGGGACGAGCTAGTCAAGGAGGCCACCGAGAGGGTCAGGAAGGAGGGCCTCGAGGGCAGGGTGGAGATAGTGCACGGCGACTTCTTCAGGGTGCCCATAAAGGAGGCGACAGTTGTCTACATGTACCTCCTAACCAGCGTCAACGAGGCCCTCAAGCCGAAGCTGAAGCAGGAGCTGAGGCCTGGGACCAGGGTCGTAACGCTCGACTTCCAGATACCCGGCTGGAGGCCGGTAAGGGTTGTGGGTGATAGGAGCGGCTGGCAGAGGACCCTGTACGTATACGTTATAGGGGACTCTGACTCCTAGCGCCTGCGCAGGAGGACTGCCAGCAACGCTGCGGCAATAGCAATAATTACTATGGGGGCGATCACGTAAGCCCGGCTCAGGCCCTTCTCATAGACCTCTATTATAGCGACCCTCCGCCCACTCATGTTGACGGCGGCCAGGTAATAGGAGCCCTTAACCTCAAGGCCTCCCAGGACCAGCTGCCCTGGGGCCAGCTCGGTCTCATTGATGAGGGCCCCTCCCCAGGGGTTAAGGAAGAGGTAGGGAAGACACAAGATGCCGGCGCGGCCCCAGGCCACCTTCGCGTCAGAGATGAGGATGCCCCAGGGCGACCAGTAGGCCCCGAAGACCGCGCTCGCAGGTGGCATGAGATCAGAGACGTTGAGGAGGCGGTAGGTCGAGGTGTCAAAGTATACAAGGACTGGCTGGGCCGTGGAGGTTGTGTACGGTCGGTTAATGTCGACAGACCCGTAGACGCCCCCATGGATGATCAGGGAGCTCGACACCATGGAGGAGCCAAGAACCAGGTACCACCCAACGAGTGGTGGGGGCATCGTGAGGGTCGTGTTGAACCGGTTAAGAACGGTCAGCGACCCTGAGGAGAGGTTCACGTAGGCAGGGTATATGGCGTAGATGTACGACGTGTTGGTGGTGGAGAGGAGCTTCAGGTAGGCTCCATAGAGGAGGCCGCTCGGCGAGGGGGAGGGGTCGACGAACCTATCCCCAGGCGGGAGGCTCACAGACTTTATCACTTCAAGCGACCTGCCGACCTGCCTGGCCACGACTACCCTGCCGCCGGTCATGGTAACGTTCAGGAGGGAGGCCACGATGACGCCGTCGGCCTCTGCCAGGCCGGTGCAGAAGTAGCTGCCATTGATGAGGAGCTCCTCAGATATGGAGCCGTCTGGCGAGACCTCAGCCACGTAGACGATCCCCGTACTGTTGCTAAGGTTGGAGAGGCACAGTATAGGGGCGCTGGGCTACAGGTAAGGCACAATGTTGGGGCCGAAGTGGGCTATGACCCTGTAGTCCCTGTTGCTTATGTTGAACATGGTCAGGTTGCTGCCCGAGAATCCCCAGAAGAGCAGCAGGATACCTTATGGCGGCAGGGGCGACACCGGGATATCGTAGGGCGGCAGGGACTGCAGGCCCTGCGGGTAGGGCAGGTAGGCGACAGTACTCGACGCCAGGCTCAGGGGAGAGGCCGCAAGGGCCAGGGTCGAGAGGAGCGTCAGGGCCAGGACCGCGATAGCCGCTAAGGCCTCTGCCCTCAATGTCCTTCAGGCTGGTCCAGGCGGCCCGCCCTTTTCTTCGTTTAGCTTGGCCGTCAGCTGGTCGTAAGCTCATTAAGGGTCAGGCCGGCCGAGGGCGTCTCCTTAACGTCATAGTACCTCTCGGCGAGCTTCCTCATGGCCGTCTTAACCTTCAGGAGCGCGTCCTCAAAGCCGACCCCCAGCTCCCTGGCTACCTCGCTCCAGGTCCTGCCCTGGAGGGCCTTCAGCACGGTTGCTTTCTCCTCCTCTTCGCTTAGTAGGCCCGAGTCAAGCGGCGCCCTGGCCCAGTACTGAAGGGCCAGGTCCCTTATCACGTCGTTAGTCGTCTCATAGGTCATGGTGCCGTAGAGGTAGGCCCAGAGCCTCTCGAGCTTAAGCCTGCTGAGTGGTTTCACCTCTGTGGTCAGCGGGCCGGCCGCCTTGAGGAGGGCTATCGCTACCTCAGGCTCCATCCCCCTGTAGGCGTCCTGGAGGCTCCCCAGGAGCTTCTCCTTGAGCTCCCTTGAGGCGAGCGTTGTGACCTTCCTGGCCTCCTCGCTTATGGGCCTCAGGACGAGCACGGTGAACTCCCCGCTGACCGGGTTCCTGTCGGGGCTTACGTGGATGACGGAGAAGCCGTTCCTGACCCAGAACCTCACCAGCCTGTCGCTGACGCCGA
Coding sequences within:
- a CDS encoding Cyclopropane-fatty-acyl-phospholipid synthase, whose protein sequence is MAFGGPAVPYVPTRPEVLDIVFEALDLKEGDVLYDLGCGDGRIVIEAAKRYPIKKAVGIELRDELVKEATERVRKEGLEGRVEIVHGDFFRVPIKEATVVYMYLLTSVNEALKPKLKQELRPGTRVVTLDFQIPGWRPVRVVGDRSGWQRTLYVYVIGDSDS
- a CDS encoding Conserved protein/domain typically associated with flavoprotein oxygenase, DIM6/NTAB family, encoding MASAAELVKAFMRGVAQQVYVVTARGPGGGYAALTVSSMTSLSLNPPLILVCIDKSSRNHQVLVEAQHFIVTLLSSEDEWVSRVMAEPGDPLEKLRRVNYVEGKYGPMLPIPRPYLVAKRWAVYDGGDHSIIVGEVIEGEAPQVRCPLIYYNRGYTTIRGC